Below is a genomic region from Spirosoma radiotolerans.
ATACGGCGGCTGCGGCCCACGCCATGGGCGAAGGCTTAGGCTTCATTTACTCGCTTCGGTATGCTAAACTGAACAAAGCCGATGCGGCCTTTTCTGATTCAGTCCTGGCCGGACTTATCTCAGCCCCTAATGGTTTTTGGGGCTTGACCAATGCGAAAATCGATGCGGCTTCGGCAGCTATCCGAACTAAGTTCAATATACCTGTCTAAGCACCTGGGTAATCAATCATTTTTCATTCAGACAGAGCGATACTCATGGTGTCGCTCTATCCCTTTTTTACGCCATGACAAGAAATAGCTGGAAACGAGTTGGCTTTGTGTGTGTGTTCGTGAGTGCGCTGTGGGCCTGTTCGGGTGGGGGCTCCGATAACCCGGCTCCGGTCACCCCTACTACACCAAGCGATCAGGCAGGCAGCGACCGGAAAGCGATGCTGACCAACATTGCCGACAATATTATTCTGCCCAGTTACGCCAACTTCAAAACCAAGTTTGAGTTGATGCTGACTAAATCGGACGCTTTTGCCGCGAAGCCCGATAAAGCAGCCCTCACCGATTTGCGGCAGGCCTGGGCAGACGCCTACACAGAATGGCAGAAAGTTGAACTGTTCGATGTAGGACCGGCAGAGCAAAACACACTTCGCAACTTCTTTAATATCTACCCAACCAGCGTTACGGGCATTGAAGAATATGTAGCGGCAGGTTCGGGTTCTTTTGATGTTCCAGCCTCTTATCCTAAACAGGGCTTTCCGGCCTTAGATTACCTCATCAACGGCCTTGGCGCTACCGACGATGCCATTGTAGCCCGCTATACCACAGCCGCCGATGCTGCCAAACGGCTTGCTTACCTGAAACGGCTCACGGCGCAAATGAACACCCAGTTTACGACCGTCTACACCGCTTGGACGACCGGCGGTTATCGGGATACATTCATCAATTGCACGGCCCTGAATGCCGGTTGCTCAACCTCTAAACTAGTCAATGGCTTTGTGCTCAACTACGAACGCTACATTCGTTCGGGAAAATTCGGGATTCCATCGGGCGCTATGACCAACGGGACACCAGCCCCCGACAAAGTAGAAGGGTATTACAAAAAAGACCTGTCGCTTACACTGGCCAAAACAGCCCATCAGGCTACGGTTGATTTCTTCAATGGAAAAAGCGTAAAAACAGGACAGGAAGGCCCCGGCCTGAAGTCTTATCTCACGTCACTTGGCGCTAAGGATAGCAGCACGGGCACATCGCTGGTCGACATTATCAACAAGCAGTTCGACGCGGTTAATCAGCAGCTCAGCACGCTAAAGCCCAATTTGTCCGACGAAATCAAAACCAACAATGCAGCCGTCTCGCTGGTGTACACCCAAATGCAGAAAGCGGTACGTATGCTCAAGGTCGACATGACGACGGCGATGAGCATCACCATTACGTACACGGATAACGACGGCGATTAACTGGTTTTTGGTTCACCGGTTGTGCTTTACGCTGACCGGTGAACCAGAAAGCATCTATTCATGGTAAATTATTTTCGCAACACAACCTCTTCGGCTCCGCTGGCCGTTTTCCGGCTCCTGTTTGGATTGATGCTCTTTGGGAGCATTATCCGTTTCTGGAGTAAAGGATGGATTGCCGAATTATATATTCAACCGCATTACTTTTTCCCCTTTTACGGCTTCGAATTTGTTAAACCGCTTGGCTCTCACACGTATGAGCTATTTGCTGTTTGTGGACTTTCGGCGCTACTGGTAGCCATCGGTCTGTTTTATCGCGCGGCCATTATAAGTCTTTTTCTGAGCTTCACCTACATTGAACTGATCGACAAAAGCACGTATTTAAACCATTACTATTTCACAAGTATGGTTTGTCTGCTGCTGGCTTTTCTGCCTGCCCACGCTTATTTTTCAGTAGATGCGTACCGGCGTCGGAGTTTGGCCGCCGACCAGATACCAGCCTGGTGTCTCGACTCGCTGAAACTGCTGATCACCATTCTGTATGTGTACGCGGGACTAGCCAAGCTCAATAGTGATTGGTTGCTGAATGCACTACCCCTCCGTATCTGGTTACCAGCCCACAATGATGTTCCGCTTATCGGGTTTTTATTCAACTACGCCTGGGTACCTGTCGCGTTTAGCTGGTTTGGGTGTTTATATGACCTAAGTATTCCATTCCTGCTTTGGTATCGCCCAACGCGGCCTTGGGCCTATGTGGCCGTTGTGGTGTTTCATGGTTTAACCGCGTTTCTGTTTCCCATCGGGATGTTCCCGTACATCATGATCGTGACAGCGCTGATCTTTTTCTCGCCCGGCTTCCACCTGACCATTATCCGCCAGGTAAGCCATTGGCTGACGATACCGGCCACTTTTCTCTTCACCCACCGAACGTACGTGTACCAACCTGCCGCAGCTACCGCGATCCGTCTGTTCCTGGGCCTTTTCTTTGTGGTTCAACTGCTTTTCCCATTCCGCTATCTACTCTATCCCGGCGAATTATTCTGGACCGAGCAAGGCTATCGCTTTTCGTGGCGGGTGATGCTGATGGAAAAAGCGGGTTACGCGCAGTTTACAGTAACAGACAACGCCGGGCACCGAACCATTGTGAACAACACGGAATTTCTGACGCCTTTACAGGAAAAAATGATGGCTACCCAACCGGATATGTTGCTGCAATACGCGCATATACTCCGGGATTATTACGCCCAGCATGGATTTCAGCAACCGGCCGTATACGTCGATTCCTATGTGGCGCTCAACGGCCGGTTGGGACGCCCATTGATTGACCCAAAAACGAATCTGGCTATCCAGCAGGACTCATTTACCCACAAAGAGTGGATCACCTCCTTCCATGACAACATTTACGGTTTTTAATTTTCTTAAGTCAGCGTTAGCAGTTCAATTGTCCCGCAGAGAGCGACTATTTTCGCTGATCTGTCTCATTTGCATCCTCCCAACAGCCAGCGTTCTGGCGCAATACCAGCTTTCGGGCAGGGTAACTCATCAGGATAGTGTTGCCGTAAACGGATGTACAATCTATTTGAACAATGGGAATCGTACTACCCTGACGGATAGCCTCGGCCAATTCAGCTTTTCAAACCTGCCCAATGGCACTTATGTCCTGCACACGAGTTGCCCCGATTTTAAAGCTGCCCGGCAGACGGTACGCATCGCCGGACAGGATCAGTCTGTTGTCATTCGGGTCATGAGTCGGCTGGAGACTTTGAACGAGGTAACCGTTACCGATAAGCAATCGGACTTCGGTTTCACGCGGATGCGGGGCGTTGAGAATATGGGAATTTATGAAGGCAAAAAATCAGAAGTGATCATTCCGGATCAGCTGGTGGCAAACCTGTCGACCAACAACGCCCGTCAGATTTACGCCCGTGTGGCTGGCCTGAATATCTGGGAAAACGAAGGTGCCGGACTTCAACTCAGCGTTGGCGGCCGTGGTCTCGACCCGAACCGAAGTTCGAATTTCAACGTGCGCCAGAATGGCTACGACATCAGCGCCGATGCCCTGGGCTACCCGGAGAGTTATTACACCCCACCGATAGAGGCCGTCGGGCGTATCCAGATCGTGCGGGGAGCGGCTTCCCTTCAGTACGGTACGCAATTTGGCGGACTACTCAATTTTGTCATGAAAAAACCCATTGCCAACCGAAAGCTGGAACTGACGGCCCGCCAGACCATTGGTTCATTTGGGTTTTACAATGCCTTTACCAGCGCCAGTGGCACCGTTGGCAAGCTGAGTTATTACACGTTTTTTCAGTATAAGAAAGGCGATGGCTGGCGGCCAAATTCTCACTTTACGAACTATACAGCCTTTGCTGATATTGACTACCGGCTTTCGGAAAACACGACGCTGGGGGTCGACATCACCCAAATGAGTTATCTGGCGCAGCAACCCGGTGGTCTGACAGATGCCATGTTTCTGGAAAATCCCCGGCAAAGCAACCGGGAACGCAACTGGTTTAAGGTCAACTGGACAATGCCCGCCCTGCATGTCGACCATAAAATCAACGCCAACAATGAAGTCAATTTGCGCGTCTTCGGCCTGTATGCCTATCGGTATTCGCTGGGATTTCGTCCTAACCGTGTGGCCAGTGTTGACGACAACAGTGAGCGCGACCTGATTAAAGGTGATTTTCAGAACTATGGTGCCGAAGCCCGGTACTTAAAACGGTATTATGTGGGCAAAAAACAGGCCGTTTTACTGGTCGGCACTCGGTATTACCACGGCTATAACCACAGTATACAAGGGCTGGGGAGCACGGGAAAAGATGCCAACTTCACGTTTGTCGACAATGAACAGGGCATTGCTTCCGACTACCAGTTTCCGAACCGAAACGTGTCGCTCTTTGCCGAAAACATTCTGTATATAGGCGACAAGCTATCCATTACACCAGGCGTTCGCTTCGAGTACATTCACACAACGGCCGACGGTTTCTACGGCACCGTCACACGCGATCTGGCAGGCAACATCATCGACGCCACCCGCACGAACGAAGTCCGCACCAATGGGCGGCAGTTCGTGATTGGCGGACTTGGCCTTAGTTATAAGCCAACGGCACAACTGGATATTTACGGTAATTTGTCGCAGAATTACCGCTCCATTACATTCAGCGATATGCGGATTGCCAATCCATCGTCGGTTATTGATCCCAATTTGCAGGACGAAAAAGGGTACTCACTTGATCTGGGCATTCGAAGCACCCAAACCACGCTGTACAATTTCGACGTCAGTGCCTTTTACCTCAACTATAACAACCGCATCGGCGAGGTCCAGTTCTACGACGCCAATGACCGCGTTCTCCGTCGCCGGGGCAACATCGGGCAGGCCGTCATTATGGGCCTGGAGGCCTACGCCGAAGGCGATTTCCTGCGGCTGGCCAATCCCGGCAATCCAGATTTAAGCGGGGTTCTGTTTGCTAACGTCGCGCTGATTCACTCGACCTACAAAGCCAGCGAAATTGCCGGGGTTGTCGGCAATCAGGTCGAGTTCGTCCCCAACGTGAACCTGAAAAGTGGTGTCCGGCTGGGGTATAAGAATCTGAAAGCGTCGTTTCAGTACACGTATCTTTCCGATCAATTTTCCGATGCCACCAACTCCCGCGAGGGGGGCGTGTCAGCGGTTATTGGCCTGATTCCGGCTTACTCGATTATGGATGCCAGCCTGTCGTATCAGTTCAGTCGGTTTCGGCTGGAAGGCAGCCTCAACAACCTGGCAAACCGGGCTTACTTCACCCGCCGGGCCACGGGCTATCCGGGACCCGGCATTCTTCCATCCGATGGACGTGGGTTATACGTGACCATTCAGGCGAAGTTGTAAGTGACGCAAACCGTTGTTCTACAGCCCTTCCATCGTCCGTACCACAATGGTAGAGTTTCCGTTATCCTTTTTTTGTTCATACGCCATTAGTACGCCGTGTTTCGTAGCGAGCACTGCCGGATAAGTAGCGTTAACCGTTTCAGGGGTAATGTACGTCGTAGCACTGGCCTTCCCCTGGGCGAAAGTCCGCATGCCAATTCGCTGCACGAAGGAGCCCATTTCGCCCGAGCCGTCCGTCGAGATGGCTTCATCCCAGACCCAGACAAGCTGATCGCCAACAGTAGCCACCTGCGGATGTTTTGCCCGGCTGGAGAGCACACTCGACGCCAGCTTTTTTGAGCCCAACTGCGCCAGCCGCAAACCAACGGCCTCTTCTTTTCCCGAGAACCAGGTCATCAACAGATCATTACCCAACTGCGCCACCACCGGGCCCGCATGCGGGCAGGCATTGACCTGCCAATGGTCGGCATAGACTACCTGTGGCTTGCTGAACGTTTTGCCGCCATCGGCCGACACAACCGTGCTGATGTCGCGGGAAGCTGGTTCGCCGGTTTTGGCCGCAGGCAACAGATCGCGGTAGGTCAGGTGAATGTTTTTCTTCGCGTCGACAAACACGTTTGTCCGGCAACATTGACAGGCATTGTTATCGACCAGTACCGCCGGACCAAAGCCTTTCCCTTTCGTTGTTTGCGCGAATACGACCGGGCGCCCTTCCTGACCGGCCAGTTTCTCATCGAGCCAAACCACGCCAATTTCGCCATTGGGCAGGCGGGTCAGGTCACTAAATGAATGGCTACTACCGGGCGACGTGTTTTGATGAACGGGTTTAGGCTCAGACCAGGTTTTGCCGTTATCGGCAGACATAGTATAGAGCAGATCACCCGCAAAACGTGACTCCTTCGTTGGATTCGGCACCTCAAAAACCGCCACGAACGTACCGTCGGCTTTCACCGCAATTTTGGGCATACCTTCCGCATGAGTCGACAGATTAGCGGGCGCTTTTACCTTGATTTTCTCACCAAAGGTTTGTCCATCCGCTGCGATAGCGACGTAAAAAGCGGCTTCTTTTTCGTTGATTTTCTCTACCCAGCTTAGTAACGGAGTACCCTTGGCATCGGTTGTCAGGCGGGGAACGGCACCTACAAACTGAGGGTCAGAAACCGACGTTTCCGGGACTGGCGTAAACGTTATCAACCAGCCAACAATGAAAATTAGAGATGCGTAATTCATGGTTATTTGCTTTGTGTCTGGCTTATTTTCCTGAAAAAGTATACTGCACCCCAACCACAATCGTACGCGGGGCCGCCGGGGTGTAGGTGGTTCGGTCGGTGGCGTTGTTTCCTCTTGTGGCGTTGGTGGCAAAAAGGGCGTTCGTGGCGTTCAGAACGTTGGAAAATACCTCAATTCCTCTCCACTGATAACCCATGCGGACATTGGCAAAGTCATAGCCATCGTACCGAACCGTATTGGTCTGATTCTGGTACCAGCCAGCCACATGCTGCCACTCAACCGACGTCCGGAAATTCTTAAGCCAGGCGGGATAATAGCTCAGTTCGGTATTCCAGAGCGTTCGCGGAGCCGATGGCATGTCTTTCCCATTCACATTTTGTACGGCATCTGACGACCGCTGACTCAGCGTAAACTCGACAAACTGGTGTACGGCATGCGTACCACCAAACCGAAAAAATACCTGCTTCGACGGTCGGTACGTAATCCCGACTTCAACGCCCCGGTGGAGCGTTCGACCGGCCGATTGGTAGTCGGTTGAGTTGTCGGGCTGGCGGATATTGAGGAGCTCATTTGTGCCCTTCATCTGATAGAGCGCGGCATCTACATATACTTTATTCTTCAGCAGCGAAGCCCAGCCGCCAATCTCTATATTGTCGAATTTGGCGGGCTGAAGGTTGTAGTAGAACAAATCGCCGGTAGTTGTTGGCGTTGTACGCTTGAGAAAAATTGCCGTGAGCGCGGGGGGCGAAAAGCCTTTTGCGTAGTTGGCATACAGGCCCATATTGTTGCTCAACGCAAAAGTTGCCCCGACTTTAGGCGTTAGCTGGCTGTAATCTTTCCCGCCCGAACTTTTGTCCAGCGCGTTGGTATAATCGAAAGCCATACGGTCATAACGCAGGCCAGCCGATACCCGTACTTTGGGCAACGGTTCGAAATCATACTGCACGTAGGCCGCCGTATTATGAATATCTGCCTGATAATTGGCTAACTGGATATCAGGCCGTTCAGCGATCTGCGTATACGTCTCCACTGACTTCTTGTCGGCTCGCAATTGTGCCGTCAAATTGGTCTGGTAAGCCAGGTACGTGTTGGGCGATAGATCGAGGGTAGCCCCGGCAATGAGTTTACTATTCAGAAAACTAAGCCGTTGGGTATGCTGGGCAATGAAGCCATAGCTCTTGAAATCGTTGCTGTTGATCTGCCCCGTAGCCGTCGTCGCGCCTGTTGTCCATCGGATCGAATAGGCTGGGTTTTGAGCAACCGTGTTGTTCCGAACAAAGACCGTCAGGAACGATTGCGACCCGTTTGCCCAGTCATGTTCCAGCGTTAGCCGATTACGCATAGAGACCGTTTTTCGATACGTAAAATCGGTGGTGCTGACGTATTGTCGGGCAAAAAACGCAGTACTGTCGACACTGCCGCTGGTCTGCGAATTGTAGTTATTATACGAAAGGGTGCCCGTTAACCGCGTTTTGGTTGTGAATGCGTATTCGAGCCGGGTAAAATACGAGGACTTGTCGTAGTCGGAACTGGCCAGCCAGGCGTTGCGCTGCCGCGAAACAAAGCCCCCAACGTAGATACCAAATTGACCCTGTGTGGCACCCGCCCCAACCTGCACGCGCTGGTAGCCCCACTGATCGGCCTGAACTCCAATACGCACCGTAGGTACGGCTGTTGGCCGCTGGGTGATAAAATTCACAGCGCCACCTACCGCTTCCGGCCCATAAATTGACGAGACGGGCCCCTTGACCACCTCAATGGAGCTCACCGTAAACTGATTCATTTCGAGCAGCGCGTTGTGATTGAACACGCCCATTGGCCGGATGGGAACTCCATCCTCCATGTACAGAAAATACGCGTTGGTGGTCATCGGTTGGCGAATGGCCATCATGTGCTGCTCATTATTGAGATTCACCATGAGCACGCCGGGTGTTTTGTTGATGACTTCGTAGATACTTGTCGGCTTGGTCTCGTTGATCAGCCTGGCCGATAATTTGGAAATGGCGATGGGTGTTTCGGTACGCAATGCAGCCTCGCGATTGGCCGTTACAACGACCGTTTGCAGGTCTTCTACTGCCTGTTCGAGGGCGATACGAGTAGACTGACCAGCCAGTAAGCTAACTTCCTGTTTCCGATACCCAACCGCTGATACAATCACCTTCGTAGTGTTGCTCAATGGCCAAAAGTGTCCGTTGGCATCCGTACTGGTCCCCCTACCATCGGGAAACAACACCGTTACACCCGGCAACGGCTCTTTGGTCTGGGCATCGAACACAAGGCCCTGATGCCTAGCTTGTGCCGACGCACTCAAGGTAATACCAACCCATAACCCAATGGTTATGAGGATCTTAAAAATAGTCATAATGATCGTTTAAGTCGAGAAAATGAAATGAAACACTCGACCGCGCAAGCGGCCCGACTTAACGTTTGGGGGGACGAAACAGGCTCGTTACACAAGCCACAGGAGACGCTAAATGATAGGAAAAGAAGTTGGCCAATACCAGCGAAACCCAGGTTGGGCGAAATAGAAAAGGCACATGTGGCTGGCAAAACAGGTGAAGTACGGGCGTACTCTGTACGCGCTCGGTTGTTTCTTTATCCTGTTTATCCTGACGGGCTTTTAACTGTTTGGCCAGGTAGCATTGCCCATCACAATGAAGTTGAGGCTTGTCCCGATTCTGACACAATACACGGGCGATGTACGCTTTGTTCAACTGGTAATGCGCAATGATTCCCCACTGGCTGAACGTTGGCAGCAGTGTTGTGAGCAGTAGCCAATAGATGACAATCGTCCGCACGGGCGGCCTGTTAATAAGAGCAGAACCGGTCAGCATATAGCAGACCATAAGCCGTTGGGCGTTGCTACTGTAAACACAGCCAATGATAGGCCGCATACCGTATAAATTGCAGTACGGTTCATGGATATTTAAATCAGTTGATGGATGCGACAGCACGATTGCCGCTTACGTACAGTCGTTGATTTGCGGCAAAGCAGGCAGAAGCCCCGCCATGAACAGACGGAAACTAGAGCCAATCCAGAAAGCTGATTAAACCTGAGGGGGGCGAAACAGGCCCGATCGTGGAGCCAGATAAGTCGGAAACTGATATGTCGAAAACGCGACCGGCAACAGAGCCGCCCAGTACTGGCGAAATTGGAAGGGCAGATTAGTCTGGCAAAACAGTTGTAAAACGGGTGTATTCTGCACTCGCTCGGTCGTTTCCTTATCCTGCCGGTCCTGTTGCGCTTTCAGTTTTTTGGCCAGGTAGCATTGCCCATCGCAGTGGAGTTGTGGCTTGTCCCGATTTTCGCAAAGGACACGGGCAATGTACGCTTTGTTGACCTGATAATACGCAAGGGTTCCCCACGGGCTAACGGTCGGCAGCAGCGTCGCGATAAGGAGAATATAAACCAGTGCGTTCTTCATTCGGGCGTAAAGGTAGGCCAGGATTCCGGTTAGTTCAACAGTCAGCCAGGAAAGCTGTCGTCGTTAGAACGTCCGTTTTAGACAATACGAACCGGCTTTTTATCCTCATCAAGCGCAACAAACGTGAACGTGCCGTGAATGGCCTGGTGGCGCTCCATTGAATACATTTCTTCAACGAAAATCTCGACAGCGATCCGAATACTGGTATTTCCGACGTGCTCGACACGGCCAACCAATTCAATGATCGTACCGGCCGGAATCGATTTAGTAAAATTAATTTTGTCGGAAGAGACGGTCACCATCCGCTTACGGGAAAATCGGGTGGCGGCAATGAAGGCAACTTCGTCCATCAATTGCAGGGCCGTACCGCCGAATAAAGTATCGTAGTGGTTGGTTGTATTCGGAAAAACTGCTTTGAAGATTCGTGTTTCAGCGGCTGCAATCCGGTCGTCTATTGATTGGGGCTCATCAATGGCCATTTATTAATTGGGTTAATTTTTCCCGGTGGGAATTTTGGTTGTATTCGGTTCGTAACGCCAGCAGACAGTCAGCGCACAAACAACCCTCATACAGAGAACGTATGTAGCGATGCTGATCGTCGGTCAGGGTAAGCGTCTGGCACTGGCACAGGTTAATGCTGCCTACGCGGCACTCGAAGTGGCCCTGGCAACGCGGACAGCTAATATGTTCGTGCTTAGTGGTCGATGTAAGACTCATCAAAGGGAACCTCCTTTTCGAAGGCAATAAAGTTGACGACCTCTTTCTGCCGGTTCATAATTGGCCGGATAATGAGCTGGCACCAGTACGGTGACTCATCTTTTCGATGGTTAAGGACCACCTCACTAATTGATTTCCGCTGCTTAATGGCTTCCCGAATGCGTTGACGGACCTTTGGGGAAGTGGATTCGCCCTGCAAAAAATTGGGTTTGCGGCCAATAGCTTCGTAAGTTGCGTAACCCGTCATTTTTTCAAATCCCGAGTTTACGTATTGTATCACCTGATCGGTATCCGTGATCACAAGCGTCCATGTATCGCTTAACAAATCATGCCGAATGGGAGCCGTTAAGGCCCAGTCATGCGCTTTCGCCAGGGCCCGCCATCCGGCATCCCCAACAAATGCAACTGGCCGTTGCCTGAACTCCCAACCGGCCATCAGGGGCGTGCACAGGGATGGCCGGTACTGGGCAGCAATCTGTTTGTCGTATGGTCCA
It encodes:
- a CDS encoding imelysin family protein — translated: MTRNSWKRVGFVCVFVSALWACSGGGSDNPAPVTPTTPSDQAGSDRKAMLTNIADNIILPSYANFKTKFELMLTKSDAFAAKPDKAALTDLRQAWADAYTEWQKVELFDVGPAEQNTLRNFFNIYPTSVTGIEEYVAAGSGSFDVPASYPKQGFPALDYLINGLGATDDAIVARYTTAADAAKRLAYLKRLTAQMNTQFTTVYTAWTTGGYRDTFINCTALNAGCSTSKLVNGFVLNYERYIRSGKFGIPSGAMTNGTPAPDKVEGYYKKDLSLTLAKTAHQATVDFFNGKSVKTGQEGPGLKSYLTSLGAKDSSTGTSLVDIINKQFDAVNQQLSTLKPNLSDEIKTNNAAVSLVYTQMQKAVRMLKVDMTTAMSITITYTDNDGD
- a CDS encoding HTTM domain-containing protein is translated as MVNYFRNTTSSAPLAVFRLLFGLMLFGSIIRFWSKGWIAELYIQPHYFFPFYGFEFVKPLGSHTYELFAVCGLSALLVAIGLFYRAAIISLFLSFTYIELIDKSTYLNHYYFTSMVCLLLAFLPAHAYFSVDAYRRRSLAADQIPAWCLDSLKLLITILYVYAGLAKLNSDWLLNALPLRIWLPAHNDVPLIGFLFNYAWVPVAFSWFGCLYDLSIPFLLWYRPTRPWAYVAVVVFHGLTAFLFPIGMFPYIMIVTALIFFSPGFHLTIIRQVSHWLTIPATFLFTHRTYVYQPAAATAIRLFLGLFFVVQLLFPFRYLLYPGELFWTEQGYRFSWRVMLMEKAGYAQFTVTDNAGHRTIVNNTEFLTPLQEKMMATQPDMLLQYAHILRDYYAQHGFQQPAVYVDSYVALNGRLGRPLIDPKTNLAIQQDSFTHKEWITSFHDNIYGF
- a CDS encoding TonB-dependent receptor domain-containing protein translates to MTTFTVFNFLKSALAVQLSRRERLFSLICLICILPTASVLAQYQLSGRVTHQDSVAVNGCTIYLNNGNRTTLTDSLGQFSFSNLPNGTYVLHTSCPDFKAARQTVRIAGQDQSVVIRVMSRLETLNEVTVTDKQSDFGFTRMRGVENMGIYEGKKSEVIIPDQLVANLSTNNARQIYARVAGLNIWENEGAGLQLSVGGRGLDPNRSSNFNVRQNGYDISADALGYPESYYTPPIEAVGRIQIVRGAASLQYGTQFGGLLNFVMKKPIANRKLELTARQTIGSFGFYNAFTSASGTVGKLSYYTFFQYKKGDGWRPNSHFTNYTAFADIDYRLSENTTLGVDITQMSYLAQQPGGLTDAMFLENPRQSNRERNWFKVNWTMPALHVDHKINANNEVNLRVFGLYAYRYSLGFRPNRVASVDDNSERDLIKGDFQNYGAEARYLKRYYVGKKQAVLLVGTRYYHGYNHSIQGLGSTGKDANFTFVDNEQGIASDYQFPNRNVSLFAENILYIGDKLSITPGVRFEYIHTTADGFYGTVTRDLAGNIIDATRTNEVRTNGRQFVIGGLGLSYKPTAQLDIYGNLSQNYRSITFSDMRIANPSSVIDPNLQDEKGYSLDLGIRSTQTTLYNFDVSAFYLNYNNRIGEVQFYDANDRVLRRRGNIGQAVIMGLEAYAEGDFLRLANPGNPDLSGVLFANVALIHSTYKASEIAGVVGNQVEFVPNVNLKSGVRLGYKNLKASFQYTYLSDQFSDATNSREGGVSAVIGLIPAYSIMDASLSYQFSRFRLEGSLNNLANRAYFTRRATGYPGPGILPSDGRGLYVTIQAKL
- a CDS encoding sialidase family protein; translated protein: MNYASLIFIVGWLITFTPVPETSVSDPQFVGAVPRLTTDAKGTPLLSWVEKINEKEAAFYVAIAADGQTFGEKIKVKAPANLSTHAEGMPKIAVKADGTFVAVFEVPNPTKESRFAGDLLYTMSADNGKTWSEPKPVHQNTSPGSSHSFSDLTRLPNGEIGVVWLDEKLAGQEGRPVVFAQTTKGKGFGPAVLVDNNACQCCRTNVFVDAKKNIHLTYRDLLPAAKTGEPASRDISTVVSADGGKTFSKPQVVYADHWQVNACPHAGPVVAQLGNDLLMTWFSGKEEAVGLRLAQLGSKKLASSVLSSRAKHPQVATVGDQLVWVWDEAISTDGSGEMGSFVQRIGMRTFAQGKASATTYITPETVNATYPAVLATKHGVLMAYEQKKDNGNSTIVVRTMEGL
- a CDS encoding TonB-dependent receptor, whose protein sequence is MTIFKILITIGLWVGITLSASAQARHQGLVFDAQTKEPLPGVTVLFPDGRGTSTDANGHFWPLSNTTKVIVSAVGYRKQEVSLLAGQSTRIALEQAVEDLQTVVVTANREAALRTETPIAISKLSARLINETKPTSIYEVINKTPGVLMVNLNNEQHMMAIRQPMTTNAYFLYMEDGVPIRPMGVFNHNALLEMNQFTVSSIEVVKGPVSSIYGPEAVGGAVNFITQRPTAVPTVRIGVQADQWGYQRVQVGAGATQGQFGIYVGGFVSRQRNAWLASSDYDKSSYFTRLEYAFTTKTRLTGTLSYNNYNSQTSGSVDSTAFFARQYVSTTDFTYRKTVSMRNRLTLEHDWANGSQSFLTVFVRNNTVAQNPAYSIRWTTGATTATGQINSNDFKSYGFIAQHTQRLSFLNSKLIAGATLDLSPNTYLAYQTNLTAQLRADKKSVETYTQIAERPDIQLANYQADIHNTAAYVQYDFEPLPKVRVSAGLRYDRMAFDYTNALDKSSGGKDYSQLTPKVGATFALSNNMGLYANYAKGFSPPALTAIFLKRTTPTTTGDLFYYNLQPAKFDNIEIGGWASLLKNKVYVDAALYQMKGTNELLNIRQPDNSTDYQSAGRTLHRGVEVGITYRPSKQVFFRFGGTHAVHQFVEFTLSQRSSDAVQNVNGKDMPSAPRTLWNTELSYYPAWLKNFRTSVEWQHVAGWYQNQTNTVRYDGYDFANVRMGYQWRGIEVFSNVLNATNALFATNATRGNNATDRTTYTPAAPRTIVVGVQYTFSGK
- a CDS encoding acyl-CoA thioesterase, which codes for MAIDEPQSIDDRIAAAETRIFKAVFPNTTNHYDTLFGGTALQLMDEVAFIAATRFSRKRMVTVSSDKINFTKSIPAGTIIELVGRVEHVGNTSIRIAVEIFVEEMYSMERHQAIHGTFTFVALDEDKKPVRIV
- a CDS encoding cysteine-rich CWC family protein, with the protein product MSLTSTTKHEHISCPRCQGHFECRVGSINLCQCQTLTLTDDQHRYIRSLYEGCLCADCLLALRTEYNQNSHREKLTQLINGH
- a CDS encoding PAS domain-containing protein, with the translated sequence MNFSGPYDKQIAAQYRPSLCTPLMAGWEFRQRPVAFVGDAGWRALAKAHDWALTAPIRHDLLSDTWTLVITDTDQVIQYVNSGFEKMTGYATYEAIGRKPNFLQGESTSPKVRQRIREAIKQRKSISEVVLNHRKDESPYWCQLIIRPIMNRQKEVVNFIAFEKEVPFDESYIDH